A single region of the Glycine max cultivar Williams 82 chromosome 20, Glycine_max_v4.0, whole genome shotgun sequence genome encodes:
- the LOC100814689 gene encoding uncharacterized protein isoform X2: MVTRSDCHFKFKETERLGDSKSSRERNNDERVSLLYSAWSSVLNEPTSGGKEHLQKHGISGSSLPNAPHLENCKVKTHLYDYLDKRKGYEVFPPWTTWKGSLQTFPVAAFNEQIQNLRHEAVSEGAYPPWIAGSDEENYPLTRKVQRDIWMHQHPLNCSSPDVKFLVTDWERLPGFGIGAQIAGMCGLLGIAINEGRVLVTNYYNRADHGSCKGSSRSSWSCYFFPETSLECRQRAFELMKSEEAWSKGIVTTKENYTTKHIWAGPTPRKWGLPWNYLQPTTDINGTLLASHRKMDRRWWRAQAVRYLMRFPTEYTCNLMNEARHASFGKLAAKMVLESLAGDWPKESSARPRPDDIDEYVWSNHKPWVPRPLLCMHVRMGDKACEMKVVGFEEYMQLADRTRRHFPHLNNIWLSTEMQEVIDKTREYSHWNFYYTKVRRQARINMSMAVYEASLGRETSTNYPLVNFLMAADSDFYVGALGSSWSFLIDGMRNTGGKVMAGYLSVNKDRFW; the protein is encoded by the exons ATGGTTACACGTTCGGACTGCCACTTTAAGTTTAAGGAAACTGAGAGATTAGGGGATTCTAAGAGCAGCAGAGAGCGAAATAACGATGAGAGAGTCTCATTGCTTTATTCAGCTTGGAGTTCTGTGTTGAATGAACCTACAAGTGGTGGTAAAGAGCACTTGCAGAAACATGGAATTAGTGGGTCCAGTTTGCCTAATGCCCCACATTTGGAAAACTGCAAGGTGAAAACGCATCTATATGATTATCTTGATAAGCGTAAAGGATATGAGGTTTTCCCGCCATGGACAACTTGGAAGGGATCTTTGCAGACATTCCCTGTGGCGGCATTCAATGAGCAGATTCAAAATCTTAGGCACGAGGCTGTATCTGAGGGGGCTTATCCACCATGG ATTGCAGGGTCCGATGAAGAAAACTATCCCTTGACTAGAAAAGTTCAGCGTGACATATGGATGCATCAGCATCCTTTGAACTGCAGCAGCCCGGATGTCAAGTTCCTTGTTACTGACTGGGAGAGATTACCTGGATTTGGAATTGGGGCTCAGATTGCTGGCATGTGTGGACTTCTTGGTATTGCAATCAACGAAGGAAGAGTCCTTGTCACTAACTATTACAACAGAGCTGACCATGGGAGTTGCaaag GGTCTTCCCGGTCTAGTTGGAGTTGTTACTTCTTTCCTGAAACCTCCCTAGAATGTCGGCAACGTGCATTTGAACTCATGAAAAGTGAAGAAGCGTGGAGTAAGGGAATTGTGAccacaaaagaaaattatacaaCAAAGCATATATGGGCTGGACCTACTCCAAG GAAATGGGGGCTTCCATGGAATTATTTGCAACCTACAACTGATATAAATGGGACTCTGTTAGCTTCTCATAGAAAAATGGATAGACGGTGGTGGAGAGCACAG GCAGTACGCTACTTAATGAGGTTCCCAACCGAATACACATGCAATTTAATGAACGAGGCCCGCCACGCTAGCTTTGGAAAATTAGCTGCAAAAATGGTCCTTGAAAGTCTTGCTGGGGATTGGCCAAAG GAAAGTAGTGCCAGGCCAAGGCCTGATGATATTGATGAATACGTGTGGTCCAATCACAAGCCATGGGTCCCTAGGCCTCTTCTGTGTATGCATGTAAGGATGGGAGACAAAGCATGTGAAATGAAGGTAGTTGGATTTGAAGAATACATGCAGCTTGCGGATAGGACTCGGAGACACTTCCCTCACCTTAATAACATTTGGCTGTCAACCGAGATGCAG gaAGTCATTGACAAGACCAGAGAATATTCTCATTGGAACTTTTACTATACAAAGGTAAGACGGCAAGCTAGGATTAACATGTCAATGGCTGTCTACGAAGCCAGTCTGGGTAGGGAGACCAGCACAAATTATCCACTGGTTAATTTCTTGATGGCTGCTGACTCAGATTTTTACGTTGGGGCATTGGGTTCTTCCTGGTCCTTTCTTATAGATGGAATGAGAAATACTGGGGGAAAGGTAATGGCTGGGTACTTGAGTGTCAATAAAGACAGATTTTGGTAG
- the LOC100814689 gene encoding uncharacterized protein isoform X1 yields the protein MEPPNQKSFERVVSQKALQMGNSFPCQICVVGFLCGVCLTSLFLAALTSFGSFQFGPILFSTMSMANSSGYSTFPNDINMVTRSDCHFKFKETERLGDSKSSRERNNDERVSLLYSAWSSVLNEPTSGGKEHLQKHGISGSSLPNAPHLENCKVKTHLYDYLDKRKGYEVFPPWTTWKGSLQTFPVAAFNEQIQNLRHEAVSEGAYPPWIAGSDEENYPLTRKVQRDIWMHQHPLNCSSPDVKFLVTDWERLPGFGIGAQIAGMCGLLGIAINEGRVLVTNYYNRADHGSCKGSSRSSWSCYFFPETSLECRQRAFELMKSEEAWSKGIVTTKENYTTKHIWAGPTPRKWGLPWNYLQPTTDINGTLLASHRKMDRRWWRAQAVRYLMRFPTEYTCNLMNEARHASFGKLAAKMVLESLAGDWPKESSARPRPDDIDEYVWSNHKPWVPRPLLCMHVRMGDKACEMKVVGFEEYMQLADRTRRHFPHLNNIWLSTEMQEVIDKTREYSHWNFYYTKVRRQARINMSMAVYEASLGRETSTNYPLVNFLMAADSDFYVGALGSSWSFLIDGMRNTGGKVMAGYLSVNKDRFW from the exons ATGGAGCCACCGAATCAGAAGTCTTTTGAGAGAGTGGTTTCCCAGAAAGCCTTGCAAATGGGAAACTCATTTCCTTGCCAAATTTGTGTGGTGGGATTTCTCTGCGGTGTATGCCTTACCTCTCTGTTCTTGGCTGCTCTCACATCCTTTGGCTCCTTTCAGTTTGGTCCCATTTTGTTTTCAACCATGTCAATGGCTAATTCATCAGGGTATTCTACTTTTCCTAACGATATCA ACATGGTTACACGTTCGGACTGCCACTTTAAGTTTAAGGAAACTGAGAGATTAGGGGATTCTAAGAGCAGCAGAGAGCGAAATAACGATGAGAGAGTCTCATTGCTTTATTCAGCTTGGAGTTCTGTGTTGAATGAACCTACAAGTGGTGGTAAAGAGCACTTGCAGAAACATGGAATTAGTGGGTCCAGTTTGCCTAATGCCCCACATTTGGAAAACTGCAAGGTGAAAACGCATCTATATGATTATCTTGATAAGCGTAAAGGATATGAGGTTTTCCCGCCATGGACAACTTGGAAGGGATCTTTGCAGACATTCCCTGTGGCGGCATTCAATGAGCAGATTCAAAATCTTAGGCACGAGGCTGTATCTGAGGGGGCTTATCCACCATGG ATTGCAGGGTCCGATGAAGAAAACTATCCCTTGACTAGAAAAGTTCAGCGTGACATATGGATGCATCAGCATCCTTTGAACTGCAGCAGCCCGGATGTCAAGTTCCTTGTTACTGACTGGGAGAGATTACCTGGATTTGGAATTGGGGCTCAGATTGCTGGCATGTGTGGACTTCTTGGTATTGCAATCAACGAAGGAAGAGTCCTTGTCACTAACTATTACAACAGAGCTGACCATGGGAGTTGCaaag GGTCTTCCCGGTCTAGTTGGAGTTGTTACTTCTTTCCTGAAACCTCCCTAGAATGTCGGCAACGTGCATTTGAACTCATGAAAAGTGAAGAAGCGTGGAGTAAGGGAATTGTGAccacaaaagaaaattatacaaCAAAGCATATATGGGCTGGACCTACTCCAAG GAAATGGGGGCTTCCATGGAATTATTTGCAACCTACAACTGATATAAATGGGACTCTGTTAGCTTCTCATAGAAAAATGGATAGACGGTGGTGGAGAGCACAG GCAGTACGCTACTTAATGAGGTTCCCAACCGAATACACATGCAATTTAATGAACGAGGCCCGCCACGCTAGCTTTGGAAAATTAGCTGCAAAAATGGTCCTTGAAAGTCTTGCTGGGGATTGGCCAAAG GAAAGTAGTGCCAGGCCAAGGCCTGATGATATTGATGAATACGTGTGGTCCAATCACAAGCCATGGGTCCCTAGGCCTCTTCTGTGTATGCATGTAAGGATGGGAGACAAAGCATGTGAAATGAAGGTAGTTGGATTTGAAGAATACATGCAGCTTGCGGATAGGACTCGGAGACACTTCCCTCACCTTAATAACATTTGGCTGTCAACCGAGATGCAG gaAGTCATTGACAAGACCAGAGAATATTCTCATTGGAACTTTTACTATACAAAGGTAAGACGGCAAGCTAGGATTAACATGTCAATGGCTGTCTACGAAGCCAGTCTGGGTAGGGAGACCAGCACAAATTATCCACTGGTTAATTTCTTGATGGCTGCTGACTCAGATTTTTACGTTGGGGCATTGGGTTCTTCCTGGTCCTTTCTTATAGATGGAATGAGAAATACTGGGGGAAAGGTAATGGCTGGGTACTTGAGTGTCAATAAAGACAGATTTTGGTAG
- the LOC100802422 gene encoding uncharacterized protein: MKDFPSCFGENAVQVADSSSSSASQTAQNLVICVYQCRIRGKCCLITITWSKSLMGQGLSVGIDDSSSNQCLCKVDIKPWVFSKRRGYKSLEAYSCKIDVYWDLSNARLGVGPEPLEGFYVGVVVDRQMVLLLGDLRKEAFKKSSAIPLPSNAVFVAKKEHVFGKKMFGNKAVFCDNGQIHDLVIECDTSGVSDPCLIIRIDSKTVMQVKRLKWKFRGNHTILVDGLAVEVFWDVYNWLFGTSLGNAVFMFRTCISEEKLWVGQPLSDANVVQWSFSQRFSETKSQGLGFSQILYAWKND; the protein is encoded by the coding sequence atgaaggactTTCCTTCATGCTTCGGTGAGAATGCAGTTCAGGTTGCGGATTCATCATCTTCAAGCGCGAGCCAAACTGCACAGAATCTGGTTATCTGCGTTTACCAATGCCGGATAAGGGGTAAGTGCTGCTTGATAACCATCACGTGGAGTAAGAGCTTGATGGGGCAAGGGCTTAGCGTTGGGATCGATGATTCGTCTTCAAATCAGTGTCTTTGTAAGGTGGATATCAAACCCTGGGTGTTCTCCAAGAGGAGGGGTTATAAGAGCCTTGAGGCTTATTCTTGTAAGATTGATGTGTATTGGGACCTTTCCAATGCTAGATTGGGTGTTGGTCCTGAACCCTTGGAGGGGTTTTATGTAGGAGTAGTTGTAGATCGGCAAATGGTTCTCCTTCTTGGAGATTTGAGGAAAGAAGCTTTCAAGAAATCTAGTGCTATTCCATTACCCTCTAATGCTGTTTTTGTTGCcaaaaaagaacatgtttttggCAAGAAGATGTTTGGTAATAAGGCTGTGTTTTGTGACAATGGTCAGATTCATGATCTTGTCATAGAATGTGACACCTCAGGGGTGTCTGATCCGTGCCTTATAATTCGCATAGATAGCAAAACCGTGATGCAGGTGAAGCGGCTCAAGTGGAAGTTTAGGGGGAATCACACCATCTTGGTGGATGGACTTGCAGTGGAAGTTTTCTGGGATGTCTATAATTGGCTTTTTGGTACATCCCTTGGAAATGCTGTCTTTATGTTCAGAACATGCATCTCCGAGGAAAAATTGTGGGTTGGTCAACCCCTTTCTGATGCAAATGTGGTGCAGTGGTCCTTCTCTCAGAGGTTTTCTGAGACCAAGTCGCAAGGTCTCGGCTTCTCACAGATTTTATACGCGTGGAAGAACGATTAG
- the LOC100803300 gene encoding Protein NDL1-like, giving the protein MGESSDSVSIDIDLIPLGGKECTVKTSKGSMSVLVCGDREKPALITYPDVALNYVSCFQGLLFCPEAASLLLHNFCIYHIDAPGHELGADVISSDEPLLCVDDLADQIAEVLDFFGLREVLCLGVTAGAYVLTLLAMKYKERVLGLILVSPICKSPSWTEWLYNKVLMNLLYFYGMCGVLKECLLQRYFSKELRCSVQGAESDIILTCRRLLDERQGLNVMRFLQAINARHDLTEGLKDLQCKTLIFAGESSPFHAESVYMSSKMNHKICALVEVQACGSLVTEEHPNSMITPLERFLMGFGYHRQTHAASSSSNGSNPASPTSHSCIAPELLSPESLGIKLKPIRTRVDVQI; this is encoded by the exons ATGGGCGAGTCAAGCGACTCTGTCTCCATTGACATTGATTTGATTCCTTTAGGAGGAAAG GAATGCACGGTGAAAACAAGTAAAGGCTCCATGTCTGTGCTTGTTTGTGGGGATCGAGAAAAACCCGCTCTAATAACCTACCCAGACGTGGCTCTCAATT ATGTCTCTTGTTTCCAGGGTCTGTTGTTCTGCCCAGAGGCAGCTTCTTTGTTGCTTCATAACTTCTGCATTTATCACATTGATGCTCCGGGACATGAG TTGGGGGCTGATGTCATTTCTTCAGATGAACCATTGCTCTGCGTGGATGACCTTGCTGACCAGATTGCAGAAGTGCTTGATTTCTTTGG GCTAAGGGAGGTTCTGTGCTTGGGTGTAACAGCTGGTGCTTATGTCCTCACTCTATTAGCT ATGAAATACAAAGAACGAGTGCTTGGATTGATTCTTGTTTCACCTATTTGCAAATCTCCTTCATGGACTGAATGGCTTTACAACAAG GTCTTAATGAATTTATTATACTTCTATGGTATGTGCGGTGTACTGAAGGAATGTCTTCTGCAGCGTTACTTCAGCAAA GAACTTAGGTGCAGTGTTCAGGGAGCAGAATCAGATATAATACTAACTTGCCGAAGG CTTTTGGATGAAAGGCAAGGTTTGAATGTCATGCGATTTCTCCAAGCAATTAATGC ACGGCACGACCTCACTGAGGGTCTGAAGGACTTGCAATGTAAAACACTTATATTTGCAGGTGAGAGTAGTCCATTCCATGCTGAATCTGTGTACATGAGCTCAAAAATGAACCACAAAATCTGCGCACTTGTTGAG GTTCAGGCTTGTGGCTCATTAGTTACAGAAGAGCACCCAAATTCCATGATAACACCACTTGAGCGTTTCTTAATGGGTTTTGGCTACCACAGACAAACACATGCTGCTTCCTCATCAAGCAACGGTTCAAATCCAGCAAGCCCCACTAGCCATTCATGCATAGCACCAGAACTCCTCTCCCCAGAGAGTTTAGGAATTAAGCTCAAGCCCATCAGAACCCGTGTTGATGTTCAAATCTAA
- the LOC100803835 gene encoding mitochondrial import inner membrane translocase subunit TIM23-3, whose protein sequence is MADSSSNSKDHHNTRVYHPYQDLNVPIQKLYNLPTAPEHLFPEEAARTHRSWGDNLQYYTGSGYLAGAITGAARGTVQGLREAESADSLKIRLNRVLNSGGLAGRRLGNSLGVVGLIFAGLESGMTHLRGTDDLVNSAVAGLGTGALYRAAAGPQSAAIAGAIGGIAAAAAVAGKQALKRYVPI, encoded by the coding sequence ATGGCGGATTCTTCAAGCAACTCAAAGGATCACCACAACACCCGCGTCTACCACCCTTACCAGGACCTCAACGTCCCCATTCAGAAGCTCTACAACCTCCCCACCGCGCCGGAGCACCTCTTCCCCGAAGAAGCCGCCAGGACCCACCGCTCCTGGGGTGACAACCTCCAGTACTACACCGGCTCCGGCTACCTCGCCGGCGCCATAACCGGCGCCGCCAGGGGCACCGTCCAGGGCCTCCGCGAGGCCGAGTCCGCCGACTCCCTCAAAATCCGACTCAACCGAGTACTCAACTCGGGGGGCCTCGCGGGTCGCAGACTCGGCAACTCGCTCGGCGTGGTGGGCCTCATCTTCGCCGGCCTCGAGAGTGGGATGACCCACTTAAGGGGCACCGATGACCTCGTCAACAGCGCCGTCGCCGGACTCGGCACCGGAGCTCTCTATAGGGCCGCCGCCGGACCCCAATCCGCCGCTATTGCCGGTGCGATAGGTGGGATCGCCGCCGCCGCAGCGGTCGCCGGGAAGCAAGCTTTGAAAAGATACGTGCCGATCTAG
- the LOC100804367 gene encoding trihelix transcription factor GTL2 — MCERERQKSERERGWCVVCKLLACSILLILIYSEHRKEEVKKREVVTQNTNTNMFDGVPDQFHQFITPRTSLPLHLPFPLHTSGGTPNTTTFPSNFDPYNHPHQLPLQPNNLLHPLHHKDEDKEENTTVPMNLEIQRDQRQQLPELIDPWNNDEVLALLRIRSSMESWFPELTWEHVSRKLAELGYKRSAEKCKEKFEEESRYFNNINYGKNNNNNNNSSNYRFLSELEQLYHQGGSGDHHLENTTQPPLQKQDKMGHHALELEVEGDSRNVVDALVTKQNEQSDEALAVEKITKDRKRKRPDRFEMFKCFCESIVHKIMAQQEEMHNKLLEDMMKRDDEKFTREEAWKKQEIEKMNKELEMMAREQAIAGDRQANIIQILNKFSATSSPASHTLKKVNNDSNINTHITQNPNPSQTENPTLSVAQDTLQVIPSTSSTSTPALPQNPSTYSLNIQNNNNNIPVETNSVLNKGNEKDDVGRRWPKDEVLALINLRCTSVNNNNNEEKEGNNKVPLWERISQGMLELGYKRSAKRCKEKWENINKYFRKTKDVNKKRSLDSRTCPYFHQLSSLYNQGKPVLQSESHLNSPPNQNPEQVTPDQTTQAHESSSQVGSGGGFSVQQQQVDHGGEKTLMQVPSLDFDQF; from the exons ATGTGTGAGAGAGAAAGACAGAaatcagagagagagaggggttGGTGCGTAGTTTGTAAGTTGCTTGCTTGTAGCATTTTGCTGATTTTAATTTACAGTGAGCACAggaaagaagaggtaaagaagaGAGAAGTGGTAAcacaaaacacaaacacaaacatgtTCGATGGAGTACCAGACCAGTTCCACCAATTCATAACTCCAAGGACCTCTCTACCTCTTCACTTACCTTTCCCTCTCCATACTTCAGGAGGAACCCCCAATACGACCACCTTCCCCTCCAATTTTGATCCCTATAACCATCCCCATCAATTGCCACTCCAACCCAACAATCTCTTGCACCCATTACACCACAAAGATGAAGACAAGGAAGAAAACACCACCGTCCCGATGAACTTGGAAATCCAAAGGGATCAAAGGCAACAACTTCCCGAGCTGATTGATCCCTGGAATAACGATGAAGTGCTTGCGCTCTTGAGGATCAGATCTAGCATGGAAAGTTGGTTCCCAGAACTCACTTGGGAACATGTCTCAAG GAAGCTAGCAGAGCTTGGATATAAGAGGAGTGCAGAGAAGTGCAAGGAGAAGTTTGAAGAAGAGAGTAGATATTTCAACAACATTAATTACggcaagaataataataataataataatagtagcaATTATCGGTTTCTTAGTGAGCTTGAACAGCTTTATCACCAAGGGGGTAGTGGTGATCATCATCTTGAAAATACGACTCAGCCACCACTGCAGAAACAAGACAAGATGGGCCACCATGCATTGGAGTTGGAAGTAGAAGGGGATTCTAGAAACGTTGTTGACGCATTGGTGACAAAACAAAACGAGCAAAGCGACGAGGCACTAGCAGTGGAAAAGATCACAAAGGACCGCAAGAGGAAGAGGCCTGATAGGTTTGAGATGTTCAAGTGTTTTTGTGAGAGCATTGTGCACAAGATAATGGCTCAGCAAGAAGAGATGCACAACAAGCTCcttgaggacatgatgaagagAGATGACGAGAAGTTCACTAGAGAGGAAGCTTGGAAGAAGCAAGAGATTGAGAAGATGAACAAGGAGCTTGAGATGATGGCACGTGAGCAAGCTATTGCAGGTGATAGACAAGCCAACATTATCCAAATCCTTAACAAATTCTCAGCCACTTCGTCCCCTGCAAGCCACACCCTCAAGAAGGTAAACAATGATTCAAACATAAACACACACATTACACAAAACCCTAATCCTTCACAAACAGAAAACCCTACCTTAAGTGTTGCACAAGACACATTACAAGTGATTCCTTCTACTTCTTCTACTTCAACTCCAGCTCTTCCCCAGAACCCTAGTACTTATTCTCTAAATAtccagaataataataataatattccagTAGAGACAAATTCGGTTTTGAATAAAGGGAATGAGAAAGACGATGTTGGGAGAAGGTGGCCAAAGGATGAAGTGTTGGCACTGATAAACCTGAGGTGCACCAGtgtgaacaacaacaacaatgaggAGAAGGAAGGGAACAACAAGGTCCCTCTTTGGGAGAGAATCTCACAAGGGATGTTGGAGTTGGGATACAAGAGGAGTGCAAAGAGGTGCAAAGAGAAGTGGGAGAACATAAACAAGTACTTCAGGAAAACCAAGGATGTTAACAAGAAGAGGTCCCTTGACTCGAGGACTTGTCCCTACTTTCACCAATTGAGCAGTCTCTATAATCAAGGAAAACCCGTTCTGCAATCTGAAAGCCACTTGAATAGTCCACCTAATCAGAATCCCGAGCAAGTGACACCAGATCAAACAACACAAGCTCACGAGTCTTCTTCTCAGGTGGGGTCTGGTGGTGGTTTCAGTGTGCAGCAGCAGCAGGTTGATCATGGAGGTGAGAAAACCTTGATGCAAGTACCTTCTTTGGATTTCGATCAGTTTTAA